Within the Medicago truncatula cultivar Jemalong A17 chromosome 4, MtrunA17r5.0-ANR, whole genome shotgun sequence genome, the region CAACAAAGAGACATGATTTTAAGTTATATCTTTGACCCGAAATCCTCATTTTTTGTTCGTTTATCTTAAATTCATAGAACAACttcaattagtttttattttttgtttgttatctcCGACTCCGAtcctctcttttctttcaacgAGCTTTTTGtcatatataatattgttcTATTTTCCCTTTCTACATGGCCATTATTTTTAGAGTATAGGAAGCGATGATTGATCTTAAAGTCTCATTTATTATACAACATCACTAGGGATGTAGATGGATATCCATGGATGCGGATAGTGTGATGTATATCCGCTCcgtttgataaatatgaaatttgtaCTCTATCCATATCTGCGCGTTTTACAGGTAATCTATAGATTTTGAGATATCCGCGGGGTTTATACAGATATTCATGGAtaacattaataaaaataaaattgttaattttttttagctgaaatttaaaaacaaaagttcataacatgcattttcttttctttttagaaaaGCATAATATAcatacattacaataacaacaaagttcattgactcaacaaaaacataaataaagatccttacatttaataaaaataaagttctttaatttaacaaaagcataaataaaggttatcatattcaacaaaaacaaagcttATTGCTTCAACGATCCCGACCACTTTCACTTCCTTTTAAAGAAGTGTAATATAAATTTGAACAATCATGTAATAAGTAATAATACTCACAGGACCAAGGTGTTTTACTTAGGAAGTTGAAAGGTATTAAGGatatttatgtaatttacttGGTTTAATAGCGAGTATGGATATTCGTGGGTGCGGATATCATTAAATCCAcattcatattcattaattagTTGGTAGTTAAAATATctgtttattttattcattgatATCCATTAAGGTATCCGCTCTGTGTCTGTGGCTCGCGGATATCGATGGGTGCAAATTTTTTTGCCACCCCTAAACATGACCTTTCGAATCAACATGAATTATGCTGAAATTCAGTGTTTTAAAATTGTAATATCAAATGAGAAGGTTGCATATGACATTCCAAGATTGGTCATTTAAActtttataaatcattttaaaaccaaaaaggTGGTGATTGCATTGCTAATTACCAAAAAGAGGTGGAGTCTTTCAATAGTTAGAGACTAGAAGAAAACAATCAATGATGACTCCTGGATATATGGAAAGGAAGAATATTGTTGCACCAAAGTGGTACAACTATAGAGAGCTCATGTGTTATGCTCTTACCTAGGCTGAATACGTGTAAGACTCGGAACGGAGGACCTTTGAGAAAGCAATTGAGAGCAAGGAAAGTAAGAATTTGAAACTTGTGGGactatcttaaaaaaaattcaagggtAGTTGCATTCAAGAAAATCTTCAGTATTATGGAATGCGTTCCAAGGGTTAAAGAGGTAATGATACATCTTATGGCAATATTAAGGATAGCTTGATTCAAGCGGATCTTCAAGCATAGATCAGTTATCGAGTTAAATACTTAGTAATCAATTCGGATAGGtggtggtaagaatactcaaTTTCAACCTATAGAGACGGTTGTAAGAATACACAATCTCAacttgggggggggggggggtaagAACATTCAATCTCATCTTGGAGAGAAGGTACTAAGATCGCTCAACCTCATCTTGGAGAGGTGTTGCTAAAATACTCAACAACACTCTGAAAAGATAGTGGTAACAATACTCATCATTAGTTTGGAAGCGGAGTGCTACAGACACTCGGTAGGATTGGTGAGAGCAACAAAATGTTTGGTGGATAAATTTGTTTCATCGTTGTTTTGAAGTCAAGGTGGTGACGTAATTACGGGTTGTTTAGTATATAACGAATTATTCACAAATAGAGTTATTGCCTTGTTGTTTGGCATcatcaaaatgaataaaatattaggaatacTTGAGCGTTAAGGATTGAGAGCTTTTGGGTGAGAAATTTGGGTCCGAAAACACATTAAACATCTTAGATAGAGAGATTTCTTAAGTAAAATGATTCAAATTTTCTCTCTTGTCTTCTTGAGCATCTTCTCATGAGTTGAGATAAGCAACACAAAAGGATAGAAATTGAGGTGGATTGTTGAAAGTAATTTTTTGTAGCTCTtttgtatttataaaaattaattgatagGAGATTGAAGAATTgctctcttctcttgacttaAGTCTTAATTTAGATCAAATTGAATAAACAATCTTGATTTGGTTGttcttttactatttttatctTTGTACTTTGCTTTGATTAtgatttattatatatacactTAGGTTAGGTTGCTAATTTATCTACTTTGTTTCAAATTCCCAACATCAAATGTTAGAAGTTAGAAACAAACACCCtatgagagataaaaaaaaaaaaagttttaatgtGAGATGAGAATGTTCACCTCActacttaatttatttatgtttttagtaCAACAACactattcaattttattatttacgtCACACGTTTATACCGTCAATGTAACAGTTTGTAACTAACTTCTAACAACTAAAACAAGAATGAGAACACACCTCTTCACCAGTAGTTACCTAAAGAAAGAGCTTACCAAACCATGTATTGGAGCTAAGAAGAAACGAAAACGATGAGTTTGAAAGATAGGTGTCGACCATTCATGATAATTTGGTTACTGTCAAAGTTTGTAGCATTTATTTTCAGCTTATCGCTAATTAAATCGATTCCCTAGCTTAGAGAAAAATCGTAAGTGGCCCTACTTTGTTTGATTCTCTCGTATAAACCCAAGACCAcgtatgttttttatttaaaaaaaggtttttttttctagattacctttgaagaatggtgggtaatttacccaccaaccaataaaaatgagtaatttgttggtggggtcaagattaggggtgttcgcggtgcggtttggttcggtttcaaGCATAATAATCATTCAAACCGCGAGAGAAAAAagcatgcggtttggtttggttcggttgatttttaaaaagtcatccaaaccaaatcaaaccaaaccaatgcggtttggattggttcagtTGATGCGGTTAATCgcgagataaataaaaaaattacattaactctaatattgccaactagtaccaaacaattttaattattcaaaaaaagaacttgaagtccaaaataacattacaataccaataaaagttatttatctaaaataacattacagtaccaaaataatatttaagaacCAAAAAAGAACAACTTGGGCTTGGGTTTGGGTTCACTTTGGTATTGGGTTAGTACAGTACTTACTTAGTTTAATAACATTGAGTAtttttgcggtttggtttggtttggttcggttgctgagatgcaaaccgcaaaccgaaccgaaccgcacGGTTCAGTCTAAAAGTCATCCGAACTCATCCGAACCAAgtgcggttttttgcggtttcggtttggattggttcggtttgcggtttttctattgggttggttcggttttgaacacccctagtcaagatagttcatagataccacttaaaaatgtggctaatgtgtattgattagggtaaattatccaccattcttccatgggtatcTTAGTtgtcaccttaaaaaaaaaaacgtacaTTCTCACTTTTTTGTGTGCATGCAGAGCACAGTATCTTTATAAgtaaattaataagaaaaatgatagtTATATAATGATATTTGGcacaatattttctttgtcttcttttaaaaaaacaataagaatacaatgaaaatgtaaaagataattgtttttttttttttacaagataaaagataattgtattaaaataattgtataaatattattacatCAATTGTTTGGCTGTAACTCTCTTACGGTCTTACCATATATATTTTCCCATATGACTCCCATGTGTtcaaaagaaagaggaaaatCCAAGATTGCAACCAAAACCATCAAACAGATGAAAGGtttaatcaacatcaatcaGTAATTGTTGACTAAATTTCTTACTTTATCTTGTCTCCAATTATAAACGGGACCacatgaagtttttttttctgattataattttcaatttagtaTTCGTCAAAAAAGCTAatattcatcttataagatgaataagtgggatgttcAGGATTTAAATTCTGgcctctgcatataataatgcattgtcctatcaactgagttaaatttatgggacaaaaaaaaaaattgaatttagtatagctttttttttttgaaggaatttagTATAGCTATAATGATATTCATTAGTACATTTTCAGATGAATAATAATACGGTTGcacattttctttaatttttctttacacCACTCTGCCGATAAGAATGTATACAacttctcttcaaaaaataaaaaaaagaatgtataTACAACTTATTTGCATATTGATGATGAAATTCTAACCAATATTACATCTAATCAAGTCAAATTGGACTTATAActcttaaaaaatattgttgtagTACTCTTATGTGTGGTCAAAAGattcacacacacataaaaaataaaaatagtataaaagaagaaagaattaaaatatgtgtagttttaaaataattttatgataagtatttctttttttgctGTGACCACATATTTCTTATTTGGGGTTGTGAGTACTCTTGATGAAATTACAATGAAACCTTTACCTAAGTAGTTCTAGAGTTAGGTAGATGTACACTTTAAGGAATAATTTCTTTATGAATCCTAACAcctaactttttcttttaaaataattgaattattgtatgtgtttttttttaaagaacttgtGTATGTGTTGTTGAAAATAAATGATTgtgaatttaatataaaaatgatgATAATTAAAGTCAAGCATTTGCACAAAAATTATTCATACACTAAATCATGTATgctccttttttttatatatactaaGTCTTCaccttttaaagtgaataagtgaggAATCCATGATTTAAATCCCAATTCTTGCATATTATTATCATGCATTGTTGCTACCAATTAACATTTGTTCACGGGAACAATTATGATATATGCtccttaaatatatatatatatagggcatatcacatgagaatgaCTAACTTATGTGAGAATGGTAAGAATAAATTGCAGCCGTCGGATTAAAAGCAATAGGTGAGATTAAAACACCACTTAAGTCACTCATGTGACCATTCTCTCCCTCTTTTCCATCATTCGCGCGCGCTTCTTCATTCATGTGTGTCACTgatttttcttctccctctctgCTGAGTTTGGGGTTCCACTTCATTGATTCTTGTATACCTTCTTTCTTATATGGTGTTATGTTACATCCTTGCATGAATACAAGAAAAATCAATTGACACACATGAATGAAGAAGATATCTTTTAGCAATCCACAGCTTAAAGTGTGATtatccactttttagttataacttgttaAAATACATCTTCATAAAATGTGTGTTCTAgtaaaaccatatatatatatatatatatatatatatatgtgtgtgtgtgtgtgtgtatcaAGTAACTTTTTCTTTAGTAAAAAGAAGATGATGTTTTGTTTTATGGGTTCTTAACAGATATCTTTAACTGTGATAACACCCAAAATGACACACTCACTCATGTTGGATTCCAACAGGAGGCAAATCCAAAATTAAAACCTTCATTATCAATAATATAAAAGCAATGAtaaaagtcaaaaataaaacGTTGCTTCAGTACATATATTATCATTCCGCAACCAACACGCTTTTGATAACATTTGCATCGCAATCGATAGTCTTCTCTATATATGCATATCCATTATAGTAATTTGCTTTGTCTTGGTGTTCACAGTTTGATCTTTTTGTCTCAAGCTTCTACTTTTTGTCGGGTACACTTTACTTACACACTTTACTTTGAACATCATTAATCAGGCATATactataaaaataacaaaattaaattaagaactTAGAAATATAACTTAAATACTATTTGAACATCATTAATCATACATGCATTTTCCTACtccattatatatataataatttaattactttGATTGGTTTCTAGGAttaggaaagaaaaaagatcgagcttataaatataattatatgatatattttatatatagatgGAGAGATCAATAGTAGCTCCACAAACTTTCTCCCGAAGTGTAGTATTCAGGCAAGTACTCAGACGGTGGTGGATTCATTCTGGGAGGAGAAAGCAACATACCCTCAGCCATTTCTACCATCAATCTTGGCATTGAGAATATAGCTTCTTCATCAAGAAACTCAGTTTCATACCAAGGCCTACCATTTAAGCCAGCATCATTATTAACGGCTTCAGCCGCCGTTAACTCAGCTGCAGCTGTGGCAGCACTGCGGATATCATCTGGTGAATTAGACGCAGGCACCGGGTACTTGCTAGCTGAATTAGGGAAGTTTAGAACAGCATCCCCGCCTTTGAGGGCCAAAGTCGCGACATCATAAGCCGCGGCTGCCATCTCAGGGGTAGGGAATGTGCCTAGCCATATGCGGTTGGTCTTACGAGGCTCGCGGATTTCAGTCACCCATTTTCCTCCTCGGCTCCTAATTCCGTGGTATGTTGGGTGTCttttggaagaagaagatgatgaagaagccATACTTGTTAGAATTAATGAAACTTATAATTGCTAAAATTATGTACTTTGAGTAAAAGGGTGGTAAGAATGTAATTTGGTGTGTGCATGCAAGAATGATAGAAGTTAATACATGAAGGGATTGGGAGATAATGGTTTGAGTTAAGAGAGTGAAGATAGTAAGAGTAGATATATGCATGAGCATGAGTAGTAAAATGCGCGCAATAAAGGTGATACCGTGGCTATATCGCGGAGTAACTGAGTGGTGCTTTTGTTCGTACAAAAAAATGGTGGCTTTTAGTTGGGTTACAAATTATAACTCTATTATATTAATGTCAACGACCAATGGACAACTCATTAAAAATACATGTACAATTTATGTGTTGCATAACGCAATTCGTGAAGTTGATAGACACTGCTCCTTGATTTTACTTTCATGATTAATTagtattgttttctttctttctattatttCGATGTGATCAGTCAACTAATGAAATtggaggcctaactcatccttaaaaaTTGGTTCAATAAGGTGATGATTGCCTCctctatataaaattttatcaagAGTCTTATATATCCGATGTAGGATAtgagtttttcccaatacactcCTGTCACGCCAAGC harbors:
- the LOC25493649 gene encoding ethylene-responsive transcription factor ERF026 yields the protein MASSSSSSSKRHPTYHGIRSRGGKWVTEIREPRKTNRIWLGTFPTPEMAAAAYDVATLALKGGDAVLNFPNSASKYPVPASNSPDDIRSAATAAAELTAAEAVNNDAGLNGRPWYETEFLDEEAIFSMPRLMVEMAEGMLLSPPRMNPPPSEYLPEYYTSGESLWSYY